One segment of Candidatus Pelagibacter ubique HTCC1062 DNA contains the following:
- a CDS encoding DMT family transporter — protein sequence MNMTTSYLFLALAVVLGVASNSFAKSAEGFTLLVPSIITAITIVLCMYALSMVMKNIPMGITYASFAGLAIISTVGVGIIKYNQVPNLYSIVGLCFIIVGVLMVNLLGNN from the coding sequence ATGAATATGACAACTTCCTACTTATTTCTAGCTTTAGCAGTAGTACTAGGTGTTGCTTCAAATAGTTTTGCAAAAAGCGCCGAAGGTTTTACTCTACTTGTTCCAAGTATTATTACGGCAATTACTATAGTTTTGTGCATGTATGCCTTATCAATGGTGATGAAAAATATTCCAATGGGAATTACTTACGCATCATTTGCGGGTCTTGCGATTATCTCAACTGTAGGTGTTGGCATAATCAAATATAATCAAGTTCCAAATCTTTATTCGATAGTTGGTTTATGTTTTATTATTGTGGGTGTACTAATGGTAAATCTTTTAGGTAATAATTAA
- a CDS encoding inverse autotransporter beta domain-containing protein, whose translation MKFIKIFLTSLCLIITTVANADVASQALNKVSEKISNLIPGEGITEVSLDYNDGDEDQLNFSILGVRDIETTDNSNFFTQFSLMNQEINSSGRIIGNIGLGYRKLSEDKNFMFGANTFYDRDLTEGQDRLGLGIEAKGSILDLTANSYTKISNSEVVNGDREQVLSGWDFNLTSQIPRAPWARINYNGYKWETEKGSADQKGNIYSLELDVTNSVEVVASLDKSSLNGVDDETSLSINYIYPPKEKSMVMSDGLSNDMFEKSNMEQKLKEKVRRRNKLVMEIQGAVVMTKK comes from the coding sequence ATGAAATTTATAAAAATATTTTTAACATCACTCTGTTTAATAATCACAACTGTAGCTAATGCAGATGTAGCCTCTCAAGCTTTAAATAAAGTATCTGAAAAAATATCAAATTTAATCCCAGGTGAAGGAATTACTGAAGTATCTTTAGATTATAATGATGGTGATGAGGATCAGCTTAACTTCTCAATATTAGGGGTAAGAGATATTGAAACAACAGATAACTCTAATTTTTTTACTCAATTTAGTTTGATGAACCAGGAAATAAACAGTTCCGGAAGAATTATTGGAAACATAGGCTTAGGTTATAGAAAACTATCTGAAGATAAAAATTTTATGTTTGGCGCAAATACTTTCTACGATAGAGATTTAACAGAGGGTCAAGACAGATTAGGCCTTGGTATTGAAGCTAAAGGTTCAATTTTAGATTTAACTGCAAATAGCTATACAAAAATTTCAAACTCTGAAGTTGTTAATGGTGATAGAGAGCAAGTTTTATCTGGTTGGGATTTTAACTTAACATCTCAAATTCCAAGAGCACCATGGGCTAGAATTAATTATAATGGTTATAAATGGGAAACTGAAAAAGGATCTGCTGATCAAAAAGGTAATATTTATTCTCTAGAACTAGATGTAACAAACTCAGTAGAAGTTGTTGCAAGTTTAGACAAATCCTCACTAAATGGTGTGGATGATGAAACTTCTTTAAGTATTAATTATATTTATCCACCAAAAGAAAAATCTATGGTGATGTCTGACGGTTTATCAAATGACATGTTTGAAAAAAGTAACATGGAACAAAAATTAAAAGAAAAAGTTAGAAGAAGAAATAAACTAGTAATGGAAATTCAGGGAGCAGTCGTCATGACTAAAAAATAA
- a CDS encoding VOC family protein, translating into MYKNTNCFHLAIPCGDLEKAKHFYSEILGCRLDNSAQEWADVDFWGNELTLHASEHKLESERHDVDMGNVSVPHFGVHLSRENFDALKSRLREKNTKYYDEPYLRFKGTKYEQETFFVKDPNENILEIKTLTANPG; encoded by the coding sequence ATGTACAAAAACACCAACTGTTTTCATTTAGCAATACCTTGTGGCGATTTAGAGAAAGCAAAACATTTTTACAGTGAAATATTAGGGTGCAGATTAGATAACTCAGCTCAAGAATGGGCAGATGTAGATTTTTGGGGAAATGAATTAACTCTTCACGCAAGCGAGCATAAACTTGAAAGCGAAAGACATGATGTTGATATGGGTAACGTTTCTGTTCCTCATTTCGGTGTACATTTATCTAGAGAAAATTTTGATGCTCTTAAAAGTAGACTAAGAGAAAAAAATACTAAATATTATGACGAACCTTATTTAAGATTTAAAGGAACAAAATATGAGCAAGAAACATTCTTTGTTAAAGATCCTAATGAAAATATTTTAGAGATCAAAACATTAACTGCAAATCCTGGCTAA
- a CDS encoding DMT family transporter, with protein sequence MNLTGGYIFLVLAIILGISSNGFLKATDGFTNIYPTIFCIITIVACIFCLSKAMTIIPVGFTYATYGGLTITAVTIFGVVKYNQTPNLYAVLGISLIIIGVILLNTMGKTN encoded by the coding sequence ATGAATCTTACTGGCGGCTACATATTTCTAGTATTAGCAATAATACTTGGTATTTCATCCAATGGTTTCTTAAAAGCTACAGATGGCTTTACAAATATTTATCCTACTATTTTTTGCATTATTACAATTGTTGCATGTATCTTTTGTTTATCTAAAGCAATGACCATTATACCCGTTGGCTTTACTTACGCTACTTACGGGGGGCTCACTATTACAGCTGTAACAATCTTTGGTGTTGTAAAATACAATCAAACACCAAACCTTTATGCTGTTCTTGGAATATCTTTAATTATTATTGGTGTTATATTATTAAATACAATGGGAAAAACTAATTAA
- the epsC gene encoding serine O-acetyltransferase EpsC, whose amino-acid sequence MNDFLQSIIDRDPAAKSKLSLILTYPGVKAVFFHRIANFFQLAKFYLVARMISQLSRFLTGIEIHPGAKIGKNLFIDHGMGVVIGETSAIGNNVTIYHMATLGGIAPSINSNDQRQVKRHPTLGDCVVVGSGAQILGPVIIGTHAKIGANAVVTKDVPENAVMVGIPAKNVGTATEEFKPYAVEEVDKDTSN is encoded by the coding sequence ATGAACGACTTTTTACAATCTATAATTGATAGAGATCCTGCGGCAAAATCTAAACTAAGTTTAATTTTAACTTACCCAGGCGTTAAAGCAGTTTTTTTTCACAGAATTGCAAATTTTTTTCAACTAGCCAAATTTTATTTGGTTGCAAGAATGATTTCTCAACTCTCTAGGTTTTTAACTGGAATAGAAATTCACCCAGGTGCTAAAATTGGAAAAAATTTATTTATTGACCATGGTATGGGTGTTGTAATTGGTGAAACTTCAGCAATTGGAAATAACGTAACCATTTATCATATGGCAACTTTAGGTGGGATTGCGCCAAGTATTAATTCAAATGACCAAAGACAAGTTAAAAGACACCCTACATTAGGTGATTGTGTTGTAGTTGGTTCTGGTGCACAAATATTAGGCCCTGTAATAATTGGCACTCATGCTAAAATTGGAGCTAACGCCGTTGTAACTAAAGATGTTCCTGAGAATGCAGTAATGGTTGGAATACCCGCTAAAAATGTTGGTACAGCAACTGAAGAATTTAAACCTTATGCGGTAGAAGAGGTAGATAAAGATACTTCAAACTAA
- a CDS encoding cysteine synthase A: MKNIQDNFISGIGNTPLIKLRAASEITGCNIYGKAEFMNPGGSVKDRAALALIKDAETKKLISKGGTIVEGTAGNTGIGLCLLGNSLGYKTIIVMNDNQTQEKKDLLRNIGADLRLVPAKPYKDDANFVKVAAKLADELRPSNNNGVVWANQFDNVANAKGHYEGTGQEIWDQTEGKVDGFVCSSGTGGTISGVSNALKEKNKDIKIFLSDPKGSALYNYIKNGELKSEGGSITEGIGSSRVTKNFENAKIDDAYSIDDHEALPILYDLIENEGLSLGTSCGINIAGAIRMGKELGPGKTIVTILCDKSDKYATKMFNKSFLEEKGLPFPNWID; this comes from the coding sequence ATGAAAAATATTCAAGACAATTTTATTTCTGGAATTGGTAACACTCCTTTAATCAAACTTAGAGCTGCATCAGAAATAACTGGTTGTAATATTTATGGTAAAGCTGAATTTATGAACCCTGGTGGCTCTGTAAAAGATAGAGCGGCACTTGCTTTAATTAAAGATGCAGAGACCAAAAAATTAATTTCTAAAGGTGGAACAATTGTTGAAGGTACTGCTGGTAATACTGGTATTGGCTTATGTCTACTTGGTAATTCACTTGGTTATAAAACAATCATAGTAATGAATGATAACCAAACACAAGAAAAAAAAGATCTTCTTAGAAATATTGGTGCTGATTTAAGACTAGTTCCAGCTAAACCTTATAAAGATGATGCAAACTTTGTAAAAGTTGCAGCAAAACTTGCTGATGAATTAAGACCATCAAATAATAACGGTGTTGTTTGGGCTAATCAGTTTGACAATGTTGCAAATGCTAAGGGTCATTATGAAGGAACAGGACAAGAAATTTGGGATCAAACTGAAGGTAAAGTTGATGGTTTTGTATGTTCATCTGGAACAGGTGGAACGATTTCAGGAGTAAGTAACGCTCTTAAAGAAAAAAATAAAGATATAAAAATATTTCTATCTGATCCAAAAGGATCTGCTCTTTACAATTATATAAAAAATGGAGAATTAAAATCTGAAGGTGGTTCAATTACTGAAGGAATTGGATCAAGTAGAGTAACAAAAAACTTTGAAAATGCTAAGATAGATGACGCCTACTCTATTGATGACCATGAAGCGCTTCCTATACTTTATGATTTAATTGAAAATGAAGGCTTAAGCCTTGGTACTAGCTGTGGAATTAATATTGCTGGTGCGATTAGAATGGGTAAAGAGTTGGGTCCTGGAAAAACTATTGTAACAATTCTTTGTGATAAAAGTGATAAATACGCTACCAAAATGTTTAACAAATCTTTTCTTGAGGAAAAAGGGTTGCCTTTTCCCAATTGGATTGATTAA